The genomic stretch GGCCCGGGAGGCCCTCGAGGCCCTGACCCGCTACGCCCGGACCTGCCGTTGCGCCGAAGGGGAATTCCTCACGGGGCGGGCCCTGCTGGAACTGGAGCGGCCCCAATCCGCCCTGGTCGCCTTTCAGGCCGCACTGGCCCTGGACCCCCGCCACCTGCCGGCCCGCCTGCACGCCACCCTGGCCCTGGAAAAGCTGGAGCGCTGGGAGGAGGCCGCCCGGGAACTGCGCCTGGCCCTGACCGCCGAACTGGCCGACAGCCTTCGCCTGGACGTGGAGCAGCGCCTGAGTGCCGACGGCGAGCGCCTGAGATTGCAACTGGCGGGTGCCCGCCACCCGGCTCCGCGCCGCCTGGGGGACAAGGTTAACAGCCCGGCGGACGACTTCATGCCGCTGCTCAGCCTGGACGGCCGCCAGCTCTGGTTCACCAGCAACCGGCCCGGCGGCTTGGATCCCCAGGGGCGCGGCGGCGTCTTCCGGGAGGATTTCTGGCAGAGCGAGCGCGCCGGCCCGGACTGGGGCACGGCCCGCCTGGTGGATCCGCCCATCAACACCGTGGGCTCCGAAGGATCGGGTTCCTTCAGCGCCGCTGGCCGGCTCTTCGTTTTCAGCGCCTGCGGCCGACCCGGCGGAGGCGATTGCGACCTCTTCCTCTCGGAATGGACGGAGACCGGTTGGAGCGCGCCCCGACCGCTGAGCCGGCTGAACAGTCCAGGCTGGGAGAGCCAGCCGGCCCTGGCCCCGGACGGCAGCTGGCTGCTCTTCGCCTCCGACCGCCCGGGCGGGCTGGGCGGGCAGGATCTCTGGCTGGCGCGCCGGGAAGCCGATGGCCAGTTTGGGGATCCGCAAAACGCCGCCGCGCTCAACACGGCCGGACACGAAGCTGGACCTTTCCTGCACGCCGACGGCTACGATCTCTACTTCAGCAGCGACGGCCGGATCGGCTTCGGCGGGCTGGATCTGTTCCACAGCCGGCTGGCCCCGAACGGCAGTTGGAGCCCGCCGCGCAATCTGGGTCCGCCCTTCAGCACCAGCCAGCCGGACCTGGGCCTTTGCCT from Candidatus Delongbacteria bacterium encodes the following:
- a CDS encoding OmpA family protein, which produces MRAVWQDFLKLAWLWGGLWLAGWTPGAARAADPDLQRGLACLNSGQAREALEALTRYARTCRCAEGEFLTGRALLELERPQSALVAFQAALALDPRHLPARLHATLALEKLERWEEAARELRLALTAELADSLRLDVEQRLSADGERLRLQLAGARHPAPRRLGDKVNSPADDFMPLLSLDGRQLWFTSNRPGGLDPQGRGGVFREDFWQSERAGPDWGTARLVDPPINTVGSEGSGSFSAAGRLFVFSACGRPGGGDCDLFLSEWTETGWSAPRPLSRLNSPGWESQPALAPDGSWLLFASDRPGGLGGQDLWLARREADGQFGDPQNAAALNTAGHEAGPFLHADGYDLYFSSDGRIGFGGLDLFHSRLAPNGSWSPPRNLGPPFSTSQPDLGLCLSADARTALFSSRRDGRPDLDLYESQVPACCPPDPVFQLTGRVVDATSGRPLAARVKLESLEPGNSTPGELLCDADGLFTCALVGGRHLLFADAPDHLFACQPVLAGAAARGDPGPESWRASADTLLVRLQPLEAGAHLALPMVRFAFNRAELRPDGLPVLEQVLAWLQAQPGTQVELRGHTDDVGSERYNLDLSWRRAQAVKDWLVAHGVPEMQISTRGLGMREPLRPEAGEAARAANRRTELWLR